One genomic window of Anaeromicrobium sediminis includes the following:
- a CDS encoding sigma factor — MGVMRAIDKYDPLKGAKFSSYAVIWIKQSIGRNIFTFSEDISLDAPVKGAEDLLIRDMIEDDSIPVTEKIEDRVFCQQLRELIDEKLTTEEKDIVYMKYGFKVRQYTAKDIGEKIGMKAGSIPAKVESILR; from the coding sequence TTGGGGGTTATGAGAGCTATAGACAAATACGATCCATTAAAAGGAGCGAAGTTCAGTTCGTATGCGGTTATATGGATAAAGCAAAGCATAGGACGTAATATATTTACATTTAGTGAGGATATTTCTTTGGATGCTCCTGTAAAAGGTGCTGAAGATTTACTTATTAGAGATATGATAGAGGATGATTCTATTCCTGTAACTGAAAAGATAGAGGATAGGGTTTTTTGCCAGCAACTAAGGGAATTAATAGATGAGAAGTTAACAACGGAAGAAAAAGACATTGTATATATGAAGTATGGATTTAAGGTGAGGCAGTATACAGCTAAAGATATAGGAGAAAAAATCGGAATGAAAGCTGGAAGTATACCCGCTAAAGTAGAAAGTATATTACGGTAG
- a CDS encoding LAGLIDADG family homing endonuclease, with product MKWTNEEINLLKEKYGTMKLKDLIGKFFPYRSIDSVSGKAGSLGLRNHDGKKQKLWTSQEEKILKEIYGTMKLEEMVKLYFQHRSIESLSNKARQLGLRDSNKNHQKIWTKNEEQILKRVYGKIKVEEILKRYFPDRTIHSIYYKATKLGLKGKTNYNVDYFEVIDGEEKAYWLGFIYADGWITDTSNGYELGIELNIDDYKHLLKFYKAIDMKNKIPMKRERNNPSGSKKIKMCSIKIGSKKTYDDLINKGIKKNKSKTIEFPDEKIVPQHLMKHFIRGLIDGDGNYTHWYDSDNDRYITRVKLTTGSKSFAYKFSEYINTSVFINSKIWKDRGAYNVVVGNKNEAVNFMKWIYKEQTICLDRKKVDVDKILEFYRK from the coding sequence ATGAAATGGACTAATGAGGAAATTAATTTATTAAAAGAGAAATATGGAACTATGAAATTAAAGGATTTGATAGGAAAATTTTTTCCTTATAGGAGTATTGATTCTGTTTCAGGCAAAGCTGGTTCGCTTGGTTTAAGAAATCATGATGGAAAAAAACAGAAATTGTGGACTAGCCAAGAAGAAAAAATTCTTAAAGAAATATATGGAACAATGAAACTAGAAGAAATGGTCAAACTGTACTTTCAGCATAGAAGCATAGAATCTCTTTCGAATAAGGCAAGACAATTAGGGCTAAGGGATTCGAATAAAAATCATCAGAAAATTTGGACAAAAAATGAAGAACAAATTTTGAAAAGAGTATATGGCAAGATAAAAGTTGAAGAAATTTTAAAAAGATATTTTCCTGATAGAACTATACATTCTATATATTATAAAGCTACTAAACTTGGACTTAAAGGTAAAACTAACTACAATGTTGATTATTTTGAAGTTATTGATGGTGAAGAAAAAGCATACTGGTTAGGGTTTATATATGCAGATGGATGGATTACAGATACATCAAATGGATATGAATTAGGTATAGAACTAAATATAGATGATTACAAACATTTACTAAAATTTTATAAAGCTATTGATATGAAGAATAAAATACCTATGAAAAGGGAAAGAAATAACCCAAGTGGTTCTAAAAAGATTAAAATGTGTAGTATAAAAATTGGTAGTAAAAAGACTTATGATGATTTAATTAATAAAGGAATTAAGAAAAACAAATCTAAAACTATAGAGTTTCCTGATGAAAAGATTGTTCCTCAACATCTAATGAAACACTTTATTAGAGGACTTATAGATGGAGATGGTAATTATACTCATTGGTATGATTCTGATAATGATAGATATATAACAAGAGTAAAGCTTACAACAGGTAGTAAAAGTTTTGCATATAAGTTTTCTGAATATATAAATACTAGTGTATTTATAAACTCTAAAATTTGGAAAGATAGAGGGGCATACAATGTTGTTGTTGGAAATAAGAATGAAGCAGTTAATTTTATGAAGTGGATATATAAAGAACAAACCATATGTCTTGATAGAAAAAAAGTAGATGTTGATAAAATTTTAGAATTTTATAGAAAATAG
- a CDS encoding site-2 protease family protein, with product MSFAFLAIALYMTIFVHELGHYFACKLFKVPVMEFSLGLGPQLLSTKYKDTRLTLKLLPLGGYVEPDNKIEQRLNLIKRYIILLSGVFLNFIFFIMAIGFIHKSGFWEGLKSIPSITLIVINVTKEFLVNITMSDIYSPQANAQQTMVTMSQNVHNLGFWRFVITLNIIIIVTNLLPIPILDGGKIIMITLERVLLKLGISAEMVAKILNPIYFISFILVISPMFINEIWNLGSEIGLSLSQSLAVYAIVISFFMVISKKIKSFSRKI from the coding sequence ATGTCTTTTGCTTTTTTGGCAATAGCTTTGTATATGACTATATTTGTTCACGAATTAGGTCATTATTTTGCCTGTAAGTTGTTTAAGGTTCCTGTAATGGAATTTTCACTTGGATTGGGGCCACAACTATTAAGCACTAAATATAAAGATACTCGCTTAACTCTAAAATTACTACCTTTAGGAGGCTATGTAGAGCCTGATAATAAAATTGAACAAAGATTAAATCTTATAAAGCGATATATAATTTTACTATCGGGAGTATTTTTAAATTTTATATTTTTCATTATGGCTATAGGATTTATTCATAAGAGTGGTTTTTGGGAAGGATTAAAGAGCATTCCATCAATTACACTTATAGTTATTAATGTAACAAAGGAATTTCTTGTAAATATAACCATGTCAGATATATATAGTCCACAAGCAAATGCTCAGCAAACAATGGTTACTATGAGTCAAAATGTACATAATCTAGGGTTTTGGAGATTTGTAATAACGCTGAATATTATTATAATAGTGACAAATCTTCTTCCTATTCCTATTTTAGACGGAGGAAAAATTATTATGATTACATTAGAAAGAGTGTTGCTAAAATTAGGGATATCTGCTGAAATGGTAGCTAAAATTTTAAATCCAATATACTTTATTAGTTTTATATTAGTTATATCACCCATGTTTATTAATGAAATATGGAATTTAGGGAGTGAAATAGGTTTATCATTATCTCAGTCGCTAGCTGTATATGCAATTGTAATTAGTTTTTTTATGGTAATATCGAAGAAAATAAAATCTTTTTCAAGAAAGATATAG
- a CDS encoding alpha/beta fold hydrolase, translating into MNQKVVLVHGYNKNSNDMKVLKRNLEKIGYKGVVVDLPLTYKEIEYCAFVFEGIIYEIIKNLKPNEKINIVGHSTGGLIIRHLLSTSKYISKINKCVLVATPNNGSELADIAGNMSKILINIFKTLKSLQCQEVKALKLENSHEIEIGAIAGNRNNLFLGYLLSDENDGRVTVKSVKFAGLKDFVVLPYGHKEIHYMWETARLIDTFIKTGKFI; encoded by the coding sequence ATGAACCAAAAAGTTGTTTTAGTCCATGGTTATAATAAAAATTCCAATGACATGAAGGTATTGAAAAGGAATTTGGAAAAAATTGGGTACAAAGGAGTCGTAGTTGACTTACCACTTACTTATAAAGAGATTGAATATTGTGCTTTTGTATTCGAAGGAATAATTTATGAAATTATTAAGAATTTAAAACCCAATGAAAAAATAAATATTGTTGGACATAGTACAGGAGGATTAATTATAAGACATTTATTATCAACTTCTAAGTATATCAGTAAAATTAACAAGTGTGTTCTAGTTGCTACCCCAAATAATGGTAGTGAATTAGCTGATATTGCTGGAAATATGTCTAAAATATTAATTAATATCTTTAAAACTTTAAAATCACTGCAATGTCAAGAGGTAAAGGCATTAAAACTAGAAAACAGCCACGAAATTGAAATAGGTGCAATAGCAGGTAATAGAAACAACTTGTTTCTAGGATATTTATTATCAGATGAAAATGATGGTAGGGTTACAGTTAAATCTGTGAAATTTGCTGGGTTAAAAGATTTTGTTGTTTTACCATATGGACATAAAGAAATACATTATATGTGGGAAACAGCAAGATTAATAGATACTTTTATTAAGACAGGGAAATTTATATAG